A genomic region of Exiguobacterium sp. Helios contains the following coding sequences:
- a CDS encoding ribonuclease E/G, whose protein sequence is MKWISEQTPSLERVALVEGGRVVEYHERMRDELRVGTLLHAKVDRLHPTLEAAFLIATDGTPLYLPINETLETLRRYPEVPTIGQAVQVGQTVLVQVVKEGAAPKQHKVTQNITYGGRFLVYFPYGRRVRFSRKLDLVVQQQLAKVIPVAEEEGILYRTEAAQAEVEVLMAELKQLRARHQHMLQQTTLEQDEPLIIQEAKRLSHVTEALVTNRMEKERLEQMGFQVERPVIKGRLPIMEQVDRTIEKALDRVVWLDGGAYLLIEEVETMTVVDVNSGKTVSVKEQKRTFDQINEAAAIEIMRQLRLRNISGMIAVDFLRGSSKGQTRVTQLLKERAAHESKQIEVYGFTKMGLCELTRQRHGKSLFERSRDHGQLSRVAIHRQLEPRLMELATHAEAAVVRAPLALLSPLLLAESPLELLLIEGEPGILFTGTKADCDDFVKRH, encoded by the coding sequence ATGAAATGGATTAGTGAACAGACTCCGTCCCTGGAACGGGTAGCGTTGGTCGAAGGGGGGCGGGTCGTTGAATACCACGAACGGATGCGGGATGAACTTCGGGTCGGTACCTTGTTGCATGCGAAAGTTGACCGCCTGCACCCGACGCTTGAAGCGGCATTTTTGATTGCGACGGACGGGACGCCGCTTTATTTACCGATCAATGAAACGCTGGAGACGTTACGCCGTTATCCGGAAGTTCCGACGATCGGGCAAGCTGTTCAAGTCGGTCAGACCGTACTCGTACAGGTCGTAAAAGAAGGGGCAGCCCCGAAACAGCATAAAGTGACACAAAACATCACGTATGGCGGACGATTCCTCGTCTATTTCCCGTACGGACGCCGTGTGCGTTTCAGCCGGAAGCTGGATTTGGTCGTCCAACAGCAACTGGCTAAAGTGATTCCGGTGGCGGAAGAGGAAGGGATTTTATACCGGACAGAAGCGGCGCAAGCCGAAGTCGAGGTATTGATGGCGGAATTGAAGCAACTGCGTGCACGTCATCAACATATGTTACAGCAGACGACACTTGAACAGGATGAGCCGTTGATCATTCAAGAGGCGAAGCGGTTGAGTCATGTCACAGAGGCACTCGTCACGAACAGAATGGAGAAAGAGCGCCTGGAGCAGATGGGGTTTCAGGTCGAACGTCCCGTCATCAAAGGCCGCCTGCCGATTATGGAACAGGTGGACCGGACGATTGAGAAGGCACTGGACCGGGTCGTGTGGCTCGACGGCGGGGCTTACCTGCTGATTGAAGAAGTCGAAACGATGACCGTGGTTGATGTCAACAGCGGCAAGACGGTTTCCGTCAAGGAACAAAAACGGACGTTTGATCAAATCAATGAAGCAGCAGCGATTGAAATCATGCGTCAGCTCCGTCTGCGAAATATCAGCGGGATGATTGCCGTCGATTTTTTGAGGGGATCCAGTAAAGGACAGACACGGGTGACACAACTGTTGAAGGAACGGGCAGCGCACGAATCGAAACAGATCGAAGTATACGGTTTTACGAAAATGGGTTTATGTGAACTGACACGTCAGCGACACGGGAAGTCCTTGTTCGAACGGTCACGGGATCATGGTCAGTTGTCCCGGGTCGCCATCCACCGTCAACTCGAGCCACGGTTGATGGAACTCGCGACACACGCGGAAGCAGCGGTCGTTCGCGCTCCGCTCGCTCTGCTCAGTCCGTTGCTTCTCGCCGAAAGTCCTCTTGAATTACTTCTGATAGAAGGTGAACCGGGCATTCTGTTTACCGGTACGAAAGCCGACTGTGACGATTTTGT
- the minD gene encoding septum site-determining protein MinD produces the protein MGRAIVVTSGKGGVGKTTTTANIGTALALMGNSVCLVDTDIGLRNLDIVLGLDNRSIYNIVDVVTGQCKLHQALVRDKRFEEMYLLPAAQSKDKSSVTPEQVKGIIDSLKLEYDFVLIDCPAGIEQGFMNAIAGADEAIIVTTPEKAAVQDADRIIGMLERSERQIVPKLVVNRVRSHMMAAGDMLDIDEIMRILSIDLLGLIVDDEEVIAASHRGVPVTMNPDNRAGLGYRNITRRILGESVPLLDIMEQPQKGFFVKLKKMLGMK, from the coding sequence GTGGGACGTGCCATCGTCGTCACATCTGGTAAAGGTGGAGTCGGTAAGACGACGACAACTGCAAACATCGGGACAGCACTTGCGCTGATGGGGAATTCGGTTTGTCTCGTCGATACAGATATCGGTCTTCGGAATCTGGATATCGTACTTGGCCTCGACAACCGGAGTATCTATAATATCGTTGACGTCGTGACCGGACAATGTAAACTGCATCAAGCCCTCGTCCGTGATAAACGTTTTGAAGAGATGTATCTGTTACCTGCTGCTCAGTCTAAGGATAAATCATCCGTCACACCGGAACAGGTAAAAGGCATCATTGACTCATTAAAATTAGAGTATGACTTTGTTTTGATTGACTGCCCGGCAGGAATCGAGCAAGGATTCATGAATGCGATTGCCGGTGCAGACGAAGCCATTATTGTCACGACACCGGAAAAAGCTGCGGTTCAGGATGCAGACCGGATCATCGGGATGCTGGAGCGTTCGGAGCGTCAAATCGTGCCGAAGCTCGTCGTTAACCGTGTCCGCTCGCATATGATGGCGGCTGGAGATATGCTCGACATCGACGAAATCATGCGTATCTTGTCGATCGATCTGCTTGGTTTGATCGTCGATGACGAAGAAGTCATCGCGGCGTCTCACCGGGGCGTACCGGTAACGATGAATCCGGATAACCGGGCTGGTCTCGGCTACCGGAACATCACACGACGGATTCTCGGCGAATCGGTTCCGTTACTCGACATCATGGAACAGCCGCAAAAAGGATTTTTCGTGAAACTGAAAAAAATGCTTGGCATGAAATAA
- a CDS encoding septum site-determining protein MinC, with the protein MIERKRYVTMKGHRGGLAVYVNERCSVDEFLDDLELTLADKSVENGRAVPITFFFGRRYVDEGVVTAVESIVARHDSFSFNGYDSECLTKDEAKALYGDRTFHYFGGTARSGHVVDVEGSIVVIGDINPGAVVHATGSIYCLGALRGTVHAGKGGNEQAVIAASILQPKWISISDFVHEDPDDAPIKALEMGCAFVGETGVEFSRLQTVPLARMDQFAIDSERG; encoded by the coding sequence ATGATTGAGCGTAAGCGTTATGTAACGATGAAGGGCCATCGTGGTGGCCTCGCCGTCTATGTAAATGAAAGGTGCAGTGTGGATGAATTTCTTGACGATTTAGAATTGACGCTTGCCGACAAATCCGTCGAGAACGGACGCGCCGTTCCGATTACTTTCTTCTTCGGTCGCCGTTACGTCGACGAAGGCGTTGTGACGGCTGTCGAATCCATCGTTGCGCGTCATGATTCATTTTCGTTTAATGGGTACGACAGCGAGTGTCTGACGAAGGATGAAGCAAAAGCTCTTTACGGGGACCGAACGTTTCATTACTTTGGCGGCACGGCCCGCAGTGGGCATGTCGTAGATGTTGAAGGATCGATCGTCGTCATTGGCGACATCAATCCGGGAGCCGTCGTTCACGCAACCGGCAGTATTTATTGCCTGGGGGCGTTACGGGGAACGGTTCATGCAGGAAAAGGCGGGAACGAGCAGGCTGTCATTGCGGCAAGTATCCTGCAGCCAAAATGGATTTCGATTTCCGACTTCGTACATGAAGATCCGGATGATGCGCCGATCAAGGCGTTAGAAATGGGTTGTGCTTTTGTAGGGGAAACAGGAGTCGAATTTTCTCGTCTTCAAACCGTTCCGCTTGCGCGGATGGATCAATTTGCGATTGATAGTGAAAGAGGGTGA
- the mreD gene encoding rod shape-determining protein MreD, producing the protein MNNIKLFFAVFLLFILEGTLFAGPLGDGSPYVIHVTLIALMFLGRYGKIEQALGFGLLFGLLYDFVYSDIIGIYLFALSAIPLFSSFVLKYVKENVLTIIVTFTFSAILFELDIYFFTASVVGVGVPFKELATQIIPRSLIAQLIGIIVLYYPMTRLVQSTFDEKRG; encoded by the coding sequence GTGAATAACATCAAGTTGTTTTTCGCCGTGTTCCTTCTTTTTATCTTGGAAGGAACGTTGTTCGCAGGTCCGCTTGGAGACGGCTCTCCTTACGTCATTCATGTTACGTTGATCGCGTTGATGTTTTTAGGGCGTTATGGAAAAATTGAGCAAGCGCTTGGTTTTGGACTGCTGTTCGGTCTGTTATATGATTTCGTCTATTCGGATATCATCGGAATTTATTTATTTGCGCTATCTGCCATTCCGCTTTTTAGTAGCTTCGTGCTAAAATATGTAAAGGAGAACGTATTAACGATTATCGTCACCTTTACGTTCAGCGCTATTTTGTTTGAACTGGATATTTATTTCTTCACGGCTTCGGTCGTAGGAGTCGGTGTTCCCTTCAAGGAACTCGCGACACAAATCATTCCAAGGAGTCTCATTGCTCAGTTGATTGGGATCATCGTGCTGTATTATCCGATGACGCGACTGGTGCAATCCACATTTGATGAGAAAAGAGGATGA
- the mreC gene encoding rod shape-determining protein MreC: MKRFLNNRKLLITLLSFLLLVILIGISLQGRNQTHWYQSFVRDTVGVGQRLFATPIGWIDDTVTSVKEVRDVYKENEYLKSRLGDYAGNSVKVRDLERENNELKDMLKLKGSIRDYTLLPAEMIGRTSSEWQRFVTVNIGKEQGVKANMAVVTADGLIGRVIQTSAYTSLVQLLSDTSRTNNVSAVADDTKGKSVFGTIEGFDEETNLLKFTKIPNDAKLKKGQTVTTSGLGGKYPSGIVVGKIEQVKSDQYGASKIAYVKPAADFEQFGHVFVIQREAKEPFAETDKGGDTSE, from the coding sequence ATGAAGCGATTTTTAAATAATCGAAAACTGCTCATCACACTCCTTAGTTTTCTCCTTTTGGTGATTTTAATCGGAATTTCGCTCCAAGGACGTAACCAGACCCACTGGTATCAAAGTTTTGTCCGCGATACCGTCGGGGTTGGCCAACGTCTTTTTGCGACACCGATTGGCTGGATTGATGATACGGTCACTTCGGTTAAAGAAGTGCGCGATGTGTATAAGGAAAATGAGTATTTAAAATCACGACTGGGCGACTATGCCGGAAATTCCGTCAAAGTCCGCGATTTGGAACGTGAGAACAATGAATTAAAAGACATGTTGAAGCTAAAAGGATCGATTCGGGATTATACGTTATTGCCGGCAGAAATGATCGGTCGAACGTCATCCGAATGGCAACGCTTCGTCACGGTCAATATCGGAAAAGAACAAGGTGTCAAAGCCAATATGGCCGTCGTGACAGCAGATGGTTTAATTGGCCGTGTCATTCAGACAAGTGCCTACACATCACTCGTTCAATTGTTATCAGATACGAGCCGGACGAACAATGTCTCAGCAGTTGCGGACGATACGAAAGGAAAAAGTGTCTTCGGTACGATCGAAGGATTTGATGAAGAGACGAATCTCTTGAAATTCACGAAGATTCCGAACGACGCCAAACTGAAAAAAGGTCAGACTGTTACGACATCCGGACTCGGTGGTAAGTATCCGAGTGGTATCGTGGTCGGAAAGATCGAACAAGTGAAATCGGATCAATACGGTGCTTCGAAAATCGCATACGTCAAACCGGCAGCAGACTTCGAACAGTTTGGTCACGTTTTCGTGATTCAACGCGAAGCGAAGGAACCTTTCGCTGAGACCGACAAGGGAGGGGACACTAGTGAATAA